Part of the Bacillus sp. BGMRC 2118 genome is shown below.
GTTGCAAACGTTTTTTCATTTAAAGCCTCAGATTGGGCAATTTCATTTTCATGATGTGGAAAAGTTAAATCCTGTCCTCCCGCATGTATATCAATTGTATCGCCTAGGTATTTCTTTGCCATTGCAGAACATTCAATGTGCCAGCCTGGTCTTCCTTTCCCCCAAGGGCTCTGCCAAAAGATTTCCCCTTCCTTCGCTGCCTTCCATAGCACGAAGTCCAATGGATCCTGTTTCTTTTCCCCAACCTCGATTCTCGCACCAGAACGAAGGTCATCGATAGATTGATGTGAGAGTTTCCCATAGCCTTCAAAGGAGCGAGTCTTATAGTACACATCTCCTCCTGCTTCATAAGCATACCCTTTCTCCACCAACTTCTCGATAAACTCTACAATAATATCCATGCTTTCTGTTACACGAGGATGATGATCTGCCTGTTTGCACCCTAAGGCAGAAACATCCTCATGGTATGCCTTAATAAATCGGTCTGCAATCGTTGGTACATCTTCTCCTAATTCGTTTGCTGCGCGGATTAATTTATCATCCACATCCGTGAAGTTAGAAATAAACTGTACATCATACCCTCTATACTCTAAATATCTCCTTACTGTATCAAACACAATCGCAGGTCTGGCATTACCAATGTGAATGTAATTATATACAGTTGGCCCACACACATACATCTTTACCTTACCTTCTTCTAATGGCTTAAAAGGTTCTTTACTCCGAGTTAACGTATTATAAAGTTGAATGGCCATTTTACATCTCCCTTTCCTTTAACTGTTGTAATTCATTTCTTAAATCTTGTAACTCTTGTTCTAATTCCTTCATTCGATCTGAAACTGGGTCCGGTAAATTTGAGTGATCAAAGTCTTTTTTTATCTTCACACCATTTTGAATGACGACCTTCCCTGGTATACCAACAACAGTTGAATTGTCTGGTACATCATTTAGTACAACAGAACCTGCTCCCACCTTAGAGTTTTCTCCAATTGTAATGGAACCTAGTACCTTGGCCCCGGATGCAATTAACGCATGGTCTTTAATTGTAGGATGACGTTTCCCTTTTTCTTTCCCTGTTCCACCTAATGTAACACCCTGGAATATCGTTACATTATCTCCAATTTCACATGTTTCCCCAATGACAATTCCCATTCCATGGTCTATAAATAGCTTCCGCCCAATTTTAGCTCCTGGATGTATCTCGATTCCTGTAAAAAATCGACTAATTTGCGAAATGCATCTTGCGATAAAATACATTCTTCGTTTATAAAAGGCATGTGCAATTCGATGTGACCATATAGCATGTAAACCTGAATATGTTAAGGCTACTTCAAACGAATTTCTCGCTGCAGGGTCTTGTTCAAAGACGATATGAATATCTTCTTTTAGTAATCGTACCCATTTAAACAAGCTGTCTCACTCCCTTAGTAAAGCTCTGATTAGAACAACTTGGCTTTCACCAAGTTAATTGTATTTGTAAAAAACTTAGCCAAATAAAAAACGCCTCTGTGTATTACACACAGAGACGCTTAATTTGCGCGGTTCCACTCTGTTTAGGCATTCGCTATTACATGCCTCAACTCTGACTCTTATAACGGTGAGTACCCGCTTCTACCTACTAACTTTTTCAATAGAAGGCTCAGAGGTGCAATTCAGCAGCATCGTTCTTGAACCACTTTCAGCCGGTGATGGTTCTCTCTAATAAAGAACAGACATGTACTTACTATCCTCTTCAACGCTTTTG
Proteins encoded:
- the cysS gene encoding cysteine--tRNA ligase, with product MAIQLYNTLTRSKEPFKPLEEGKVKMYVCGPTVYNYIHIGNARPAIVFDTVRRYLEYRGYDVQFISNFTDVDDKLIRAANELGEDVPTIADRFIKAYHEDVSALGCKQADHHPRVTESMDIIVEFIEKLVEKGYAYEAGGDVYYKTRSFEGYGKLSHQSIDDLRSGARIEVGEKKQDPLDFVLWKAAKEGEIFWQSPWGKGRPGWHIECSAMAKKYLGDTIDIHAGGQDLTFPHHENEIAQSEALNEKTFATYWMHNGYINIDNEKMSKSLGNFILVHDIIKKIDPQVLRFFILSVQYRHPINFSQELVDSARNGYERIVTAYENLKHRSQSSTNLTNDTEVWEQKLQGIRESFIKEMDDDFNTANAVSVLFELAKQANLYLMESNTSEEVIHLFTSLFEELMNVLGMKLERQVELLDEEIEDLMQKRIEARKNRDFALADQIRDQLKDMNIIIEDTPQGPRWKRG
- the cysE gene encoding serine O-acetyltransferase translates to MFKWVRLLKEDIHIVFEQDPAARNSFEVALTYSGLHAIWSHRIAHAFYKRRMYFIARCISQISRFFTGIEIHPGAKIGRKLFIDHGMGIVIGETCEIGDNVTIFQGVTLGGTGKEKGKRHPTIKDHALIASGAKVLGSITIGENSKVGAGSVVLNDVPDNSTVVGIPGKVVIQNGVKIKKDFDHSNLPDPVSDRMKELEQELQDLRNELQQLKEREM